The sequence ATCTTGCGGTGCACATCTCCAAAGACCGTCGGCTCGTAGAAGAATCCTTTCTTGAGATCCCCCTCCTCGCACACTTTCCCGCCCGTCAGAAGTTTTGCTCCTTCGGAGATTCCTATTTTGACATATTTATCAACCGTATCTCTCTGTCCCTTGTTGACAAGCGGGCCGACCTGCACGTCAGGAAGAAGGCCGTCTCCCACCTTGAGCTTTCTCGTTCTCTCGATAAACATGGCCGTGAACTCTTTCAGCACCTTCTCGTGGACTATCAGTCTTGAAGTCGCCGTGCATCTCTGCCCCGTCGTTCCGAAAGCCCCCCAGAGCGCTCCCTCCACTGCAGAGTAGAGATCCGCGTCATCCATAACAATCTGCCCGTTCTTCCCGCCAAGTTCGAGCGAGACTTTCTTGAGGCTCCTGCCGCACCTTCCTCCGATATCTCTCCCGACATCTGAAGACCCTGTAAAGGAAATCAGACTGACATCCTTATGCTCCACTATTGCGGTTCCCACGCTTCCGCCGCCCCCGTGCACAATGTTGACGACGCCTTCAGGAACCCCTGCTTCTGACAGAACCTCAACAAGAAGCGTGGCCGTGAGCGGCGTATCGCTGGCAGGTTTTATGACAACGGTGTTCCCGCAAATGAGCGCCGGAAAGACTTTCCACGTCGGGATTGCCATCGGGAAATTCCACGGTGTGATGAGCCCGCAGACTCCAACCGACAGCCGTATAGACATGGCAAACTTGTCACGGAGCTCAGATGTGGTTGTCTGGCCAAAAAGCCGTCTTCCCTCTCCGGCTGAATAGAGGGCAGTGTCAATTCCTTCCTGCGTATCTCCGCGAGTCTCGACAAGCACCTTGCCCATTTCCCGCGTCATCAACTGTGAGATCTCTTCCTTTCGCCGGATCAGGATATCCCTCGTTTTGAGAAGGATGTCCGCTCTCTTCGGCGGCGGAACCAATCTCCATGAGGGAAAAGCAGCTTTCGCAGAAGAGACTGCATCATCCACGTCTCTCGAATCTGATGCGGGGAAGATGCCGACAACTTCCTCCCAGTTTGCGGGATTTCTGTTCTCAAAAGTCTTCCCTGTCCTTGATGAAACCCACTTGCCGTCTATGAAGTTTCTATACTCTTTCACACCCTCACCTCCGTTCTCTCCTAAGGAACTCCAGAAGGATTGTGGTTTGTACCCGGAAACACAAGCGGCGAAAAAAGGGGGAAAAGGGAACAGGAAAACAGCTTCGCCGAAACTGCGATGAGTGACCTTTACCTTATTATTACAAACCTGCCCTGTATCTCTTCCCCTGCGTCAGTAGTTATGAGATAGAGGTAAATGCCGGACGAAACTTGCCGCCCTGAGTCATTGCTGAGATCCCAGCTCGTCGTGCCACCCGTGGAACTTGAATGCACAAGCGTCCGCACGTGATCCCCTGCGGGAGTGTAAATCTTTATCGTTGCCTTCTGGGGCAGGTTCACGAACTGCACCTTGCTCTGCGAGCCCACATTCCACGGTGTGTCGGGTCTGCATGGATTCGGGACCACCCAGACACTCTGAAGGTCGGACTTGGCGGGACTCTCGGCATATACCGCCCTGGGATGTGATGCTACGAGATGGTCAGTCCCAAGCGCATCTGTGAACGTCACCGCATAGTAGCAAGGCATCCCGTTGTGAGGCCCTGCAACAGCCACTCTGACCCAGGTCGAATCCCCGCCACCGATGTGTATTTTTTTCCTGGCCCAGAACGAATCAGGGTCAACGAATGCCCTCAGATTTCCCACGAAACTCCAGGAGAGGGTATCCCCAATAACAAAGAAAGTCCCCTTCTTCATGTATTGTCTCAGAAGCATGAAACCGCCAAAACCTGTCGTATCAGTGCTTGGGTGAAAACTTCTCCACACCCTGTAGGCGCAGAATGCAGATGATGTTTCAAGAACGGAATCCGCCGGCCAGTCAAATGAAATGGCACGGCTCTCATAGACCTTCCCTCCTGAAGCAGAGAACCTGCCGGGGAACGGGTCCAGGGTGAACACCGCTCCGGAGACAATTCCGGCGCCACAGAGGCACAACAATAAGACAAAGCCCGGGGTTCGAAAGTTCATCATCAGTCCTTGCGCAGGAAGAACCAGTCCAAGACCCTAAACGTCAAGTCCTGTACCTGTTTCTGATTGAAATAGTAAAGGTCGAAGGGAGTGACTACCACGCGGTAGGTGATCTTGGTTGCCCTACCCGATGAACCAGTGTTTTCACACCTTATGCCCAATGGGTACCTGTTTCTGGTCGGTGAAAGCGGCGAGGTGGTCGATTTCGGCCCGAATAGATACAGGGTATCAAGCCCAGCCTGAACCAGCGACTGCGGCGTTGTCTCATGGGGTTTTGGGAACTCGCCGTCTGCGCGCCCGATACCGAGCTGCTGAAGGGCAGGGAACTTCGAGTTGTCGATGACCAACGGAGGGTACGGACGCAGCGCCCCTTTCTTCTTGCTCGTGTAGGGAATTGCCGAGACAAGGCCGTGAATGTTCTGTTTGCTTGGCGGGTAGTTAGTGGAACCGCATATGTCAATTCGGAATTTTGCTGCATTCCCGCTGTTTGAAAGCAGGTTGTTGAACGAAATATCGCTGGTCTCGATCAGAATGGGATAGTTCTGACCGCCCACTCCCGGCACCCATTCAAGCTGCTTGTAAACGCCGTTACCGAACAGCCACAGCGAGCCGCCTGCAGCCAGATAAGGAACAAGGCTGGGAGCATATTCGGGAGTCCCGGCGGCTGCCATCCCGAGGAACGTTCCGGTGTTCCTTGCATAAACGTTCCATAGTATTGCCCTGTACCTGAGAAGCTCCGTGAGTGAGACAGGCCTCGGGTCTTGACCCGGCTCCTGCCCGTTAATGGGATTATATCCGTAAACCTTGTAAACATAGACCGAGTCAACTCCGTACCTGGACTGGAGAACGCTTCTGTCAAGAATCTTCTTCCACCAGGCATTGTGCTCAACATCAGTGAACGGGCTCTTGCCCGAAGGAGAGGCGTCAAGATCTCTGTAGTCATCTATGAGAAGAATTGCTCTATCGGGATTGAATGCGAGAACTCGTATCTCTATGCGCATTGTTGTTTCGTTATAGCCATTGTCCCTCACCTTGACATAGAAATAGTGCGTGCCGGGTGAGTTGATGATAAGCGGCCTTCTCAACCGGGTTTGCGTCCGGTTCCAACCGCTCCAGTGATCCGGATCCTGGGCGGGATCTGTCTCAACAGGATCAAGGGCGTAGTTGTAGCCGAGGATTTCTCCCCCATAGATGCTGGCATCTCCTACCCAGCTAAAAGTCAGCTCTTGACCGGCCGAAATTTCAATCATCCATTCAATCAAGCCCGAGTCAGGCCCCTTTGTCCCAAACACCGCTTCAGAAACCGTAAGTGAGGGGAGCCCGGCACCCAGTTGTGCCTTGACAATCATGCAGTTTCCCCGGTAAAGCGGACTGCCGAGTGTGGAACCCACATCCTGAATGGGTCCAATTGATTTCATAAGCAAAGGCTCCACAGCCCCCGCTTCGTCGATAGCCCTCACGCCAAATAGGTAGAAGTTGCCTAGATCCAGATCCTGGCTCATGGAAGTCGTGGTCCCCGGGACTTCAACCCATTTTGCCGTGCTGGTTGTGTCGAGAGTGTACATGCGATAGTTAAGTGCATCGGATGCGCTCAGGTTCGGCCCCAAGGGGACGAGTTTCCACCGATACGCCACAGGAGTCTTGGAAAGGGAGGTCGCGTCCTCATCATTCCCCGCCCACCGTGCATTGAGTCTGTTCCCGACGATTGCCCAATACTCGTTCGAAATCGGCTGAAGAATCCAGGACTTGGGCGCAATGTTGCTGGCACTGAAAGCTACGTAGCTATTCTGGTCAACTTTTGATGTGTCCCCTCTATCATCAATCACTCTCACTATGAAAAGGTGCATCTTCCTGAATTCGGCTCTGTACGTGTAGTGATATGCAGTGTCCGGGGGCGAACCAGGAGTCTCTCCAAAGCCGAAGAGCGTGTCGGCATCGAAACTGACGCTCCTCTTCCAACCGTCTGCCTCCTGCCACCGAAGGCTTGCGAGGGCGACCTTGAGACTATCCTCATTGTTGAGAATATCATAGGGTATTGGTCTTGAAATCGCGTAGATCGTCCTCGCAATCTCCCCGTCATTGTCCCAGGCAGTCCAGGAAAAGGTGTAGCTGTATGGCGCCACCCCAAAAGGCCGTCCCGTGAGTGCTACTTGCGGCAGCTTGTTCGGCTTGACAAAAGGGACAACGTTCTTCTTCCCGCAGGCAAACACAAGTGCAAGCAAAGGAACCAGCACAGCAAGGACAACAAGTATTCTTTTCATACACTCACTCCGTCCAGGCCTCATCTTTCGACTATACGGATCTTGTATTTCCTCGATCCTTCCCTTTTCTCCGAGCGCCCGCCCCATAGCCAATTCTTCGCATCGTCCCTCAGGCTGATCCGGACAAGGTATGTGCCCGGGGGCACCCTCGTGAAGCGTTCAGAGATGGAACCGGGACGCTGAACCTTAATGGCTAGTTCCGTCCACGGCGTCCCCATTATTTCACGGGTGCCGGATTCATTCAAGAGTGTAATCCTGTACTCAGTTACTATGCCATCAACGTCGAGGCAGAAAAATCTGACCAGGAGCTCATTGAGACTATCGCCGATCACCACGGTAAACGTGGTGTCGGGCGATGGCGTGAGGCCATAGTCAACCACACCCGGCGCGTGGTTGATTGAGAAATAGTACTTGGCCGGCGTCCCATCATTTCTCGTGTAAGCAAGGTCGGTCCACGTCACGGAGCTTCTCACCTGGAAAGTGTAGTCGCCGCTGTAGAAGAAGCCTCCGCTTCCGCTCTTTCCATATGTAGTCGCATTCGGATTAGCCGGCGGCCAGGCTTCACCAAATTCGTCGCTGCGGTGCACTTTTGCCGAGTAGGCGACAATTCCGGCTGCATTATTCTCGGGATTGTCTGCTCCTATGAAGCTAAAGGTCAAGTTAGGAATGAACGCCAGGTAATAGGTATCATTGAGTGTATCACCGTCAGCCTGGCTCTTTACAAGGGAAGGATCCTTCATAGGTCCGAAAGTTCGTTCGCTCGCACTTATGACCCATGTCTCAGGGTCGAAACCCACGACGAATGCCCGTGTCGAGTCTTCAAAGGTCTTTGCTCCGGCATCGTCTATTGAGGAAACCTGAAAGGAATGCTGTCCGGG comes from Candidatus Eisenbacteria bacterium and encodes:
- a CDS encoding aldehyde dehydrogenase family protein, which produces MKEYRNFIDGKWVSSRTGKTFENRNPANWEEVVGIFPASDSRDVDDAVSSAKAAFPSWRLVPPPKRADILLKTRDILIRRKEEISQLMTREMGKVLVETRGDTQEGIDTALYSAGEGRRLFGQTTTSELRDKFAMSIRLSVGVCGLITPWNFPMAIPTWKVFPALICGNTVVIKPASDTPLTATLLVEVLSEAGVPEGVVNIVHGGGGSVGTAIVEHKDVSLISFTGSSDVGRDIGGRCGRSLKKVSLELGGKNGQIVMDDADLYSAVEGALWGAFGTTGQRCTATSRLIVHEKVLKEFTAMFIERTRKLKVGDGLLPDVQVGPLVNKGQRDTVDKYVKIGISEGAKLLTGGKVCEEGDLKKGFFYEPTVFGDVHRKMRIAQEEIFGPVIGIIPAKDFDDAVSILNDSDYGLSSSIYTNDITRAQRAIRDLEAGITYINGPTIGAEVHLPFGGVKATGNGHREASVTVLDIFSEWKSVYIDFSGKLQRAQIDT
- a CDS encoding T9SS type A sorting domain-containing protein, translated to MNFRTPGFVLLLCLCGAGIVSGAVFTLDPFPGRFSASGGKVYESRAISFDWPADSVLETSSAFCAYRVWRSFHPSTDTTGFGGFMLLRQYMKKGTFFVIGDTLSWSFVGNLRAFVDPDSFWARKKIHIGGGDSTWVRVAVAGPHNGMPCYYAVTFTDALGTDHLVASHPRAVYAESPAKSDLQSVWVVPNPCRPDTPWNVGSQSKVQFVNLPQKATIKIYTPAGDHVRTLVHSSSTGGTTSWDLSNDSGRQVSSGIYLYLITTDAGEEIQGRFVIIR